The stretch of DNA AAATATTGGCTGAATCGAATAAGTAGGTATGACAGGTATGTAATTTTGGTAATAGGGCATATCTgcgacttatttttcaaacctGCCTAAGCGAGATATCTACGATCCCTTACCTCTAAGAGTGAGAAACTCGGATTAGAGAAAAACCTCTATGAGCGAGAAAAATCTTCTGGCCCCTTGAGCTCTCGCTTATACAGGTTTGACTGTATTTGTACGCGGCAACATTCTGCTTTATCGCGCCAGCATGTTGGTTAGTCCGTTACGATGAAAACCATGTAGATATTTTCATCAACCTAATGTGTAATGACACAAAATTAGCAAGAACACCCTTGTGCTAAACTTCTTCTCCATAATCTCTGAGAGCGGTTCCTTTCTCCTAAATTATCTGTTAAAACAGCAATCATTTCATTTTTTCCTTCAGCGCCGCTACAGCTTTGACATCTGTGATAGTTTTGCATTTGCATTCATTACTTATAACTTTTCTTACAGGTGGTATGTTAGCCTCCCCTTCGGACACTGCTCTGACAAAAGCGATGCTGTCCATAATGAGCTCAAATAATGCGCTGTCACCAGGCGTGTTCATGGGAATACATGATCTCATCTCTGAGGGTGATTTCATGTCCCTTGATGGTAAaacttaataatataaatttatttataaataagtaggtataatactTTGTGTTCAAATAAAACAGTAAGCTTTCCCGGCTATTGCAGTTGGTCGTCACTGTTACTGTCCCTGTGCTTATTCAAATTTATCTGCAGTTTAAGGGACTCCAGCGAAAAGGTGATATGGGTTTCGTTCGTTGGACGGAACCAAACAATGTAGTGGAACTGATGATGTATGACAATGTAGTCCAAATGATCGTGCTAATCTGGCTGACTGCATGAATAAAATTACAATCACTGGAGGAGTGGAGaacaaaattgatattttttatttatttatattcatgTGTTTCCTGACCTACGGTCTCCGTGGCAtttgttgttttatattgtGCATAATCTACTCAATATTCCATTCTTAGGTATACCCGTCTCCGACATACAGCTGAATTGGGCTTATAGTGAACCTAGCGACAAAAATGAAGAAGAAAATTGTGTGAGACTTACCAGCACGGGCCAAGTGGCTGATGAGCGCTGCGCCAGCAAATACCCCTACTTTTGCCGCAAGGAGAATGCCACGATGGTCGTCGATAAAGTTTGTCGAACTACTGCTGTTGGTAAGTCAACTTTGCAGGAGAAACTCTCTATATACGAGAGCACAGTCCAAACCAAACAGTTTAAAACGAGAAGAAGTGCTCAAAAACATGAATAAGCTCACCAGCAAAGCTTACTTTTATGAATGTCTACTAAGACACACTCATACTCACAATACTCacaattgtaatttttttatagtaGTTTTTTAACACAAGGTCTGGTCGTTTGTGTGTCTTATCAGACCCACACAGGACCGTTGTTGACCTTCAAAATTTTggtatttttttccttacacCTTTGACAAATAaggttgtaaataaataaatattatatgacattattaatttattacacaaattgactaagtcacACAGTAAGTTCAATAAGGCttgtacttagacaacgatacatatattatattaaaaaaaaaacacccatGACGTTTTGTTTGATAACACCCATGacagccatgactcaggaacaaatatcacaCACACACGAATAAATCCCCTTTACCCgaatttgaacccgggaccattggcttcataggcagggtcactactcactGGCCATTATAGGTCGTCAGGTTGTATTGTTATTCCATGCCTAttaattttttcaaatatgGGATCCGTAAACGTGCGTACAGAATATTTAACTAAACTACGAGTACATAACACAGCAATTATCAGAGCTGGTAAGTACTTACTACAGTTCTTGTGGACgagtaataattttaataatattaacaggcTACGCATACAACGCTATCACTCGCAGCTGCTACAAGTTCCACCGGGTCGCTCAAACCTGGCATCGTGCTGCTGGAGTCTGTCACGCAGAAGGAGGACACCTGTCTGTTATTAATAGTAGAATAGAATCACTCGTGATTAAAACTATTTTCGAGAACAATCCCGCAGACACTCTTTTTGGAGCTACACATGATTTCATTGCCTTTATTGGTGCCTGGAAATGGAATATTGAAGATGGCGAGTGGCTTACTGTAAATGGTAAGAGgttcatattattttattttaacatatgAAGCAAAATCTGATCATCTTATCGAGAAAATCTGTAAGGATTAATTTCAACTACATTTGATCAACAATTGTTTTTAACTTGTATCCTGCAACCTAGTCATATATGGTTTGAGTATTACACTTTGCTTAATCAATTTTAGAGAAACTATAAGTACCATCTATttctcaatatttttatttcatacaaTAGCTAATTAGCTTTTAGCGTTTGAGCTTGAGTTAAGTTTAAATACGAATGGTAAAGAGGTAACTAATACTtgtaagtttattattaaaaaggtaaacaaaataaaattgcatTGTTTACCAGGTCAAACACTCGATGAAGCTGGATTCGCAGAGTGGAGTGACAGCCAGCCTAACAATTTAGGTGGTGACCAGACAGTATTGTCCGTACAGCGGGGTGGCAAGTTAGATGACATCTCACCTCACATCAAAGAAGCATTCATCTGTGAGATTTCGctaggatattaaaataatttaaaaaatatatacaatattGTAATGTACAATAAAGCATCATAATTCAtattgttcaatatttattttaccatACCATGTAAAAAATGGGCCAAATGCGTATTGTACGACGCATAATCAATCAAGGATTCCGTAGCTGTATAATATATTcgctttaataaaaaaaaacacggccaagtgcgagtcggactcgcgcacgaagggttccgtaccattatgcaaaaagctgcaaaaaaataacgtttgttgtatgggagccctacgtaaatatttattttattctgtttttagtatttgttgttctaGCGGATGCAGAAATaacatcacctgtgaaaatttcaactgcctactTATCACGGTTcctgagttacagcctggtgacagacagacagacggacgg from Cydia splendana chromosome 5, ilCydSple1.2, whole genome shotgun sequence encodes:
- the LOC134791057 gene encoding secretory phospholipase A2 receptor-like; its protein translation is MFQLICLCAIIFIGQETGAVMDPGYEYVEEANTWLRLHIVPATWQDALLRCKAEGGMLASPSDTALTKAMLSIMSSNNALSPGVFMGIHDLISEGDFMSLDGIPVSDIQLNWAYSEPSDKNEEENCVRLTSTGQVADERCASKYPYFCRKENATMVVDKVCRTTAVGYAYNAITRSCYKFHRVAQTWHRAAGVCHAEGGHLSVINSRIESLVIKTIFENNPADTLFGATHDFIAFIGAWKWNIEDGEWLTVNGQTLDEAGFAEWSDSQPNNLGGDQTVLSVQRGGKLDDISPHIKEAFICEISLGY